A stretch of Brevundimonas naejangsanensis DNA encodes these proteins:
- a CDS encoding AI-2E family transporter: MKLPITVTPSSGVANAVVVIAVVAAGAALYWLRDILTPLAMAVFLMIMIDGVKRAIERGTPIPSRFAGAAALIVVVLGFLLSIWIIVDGAAGFFTDASGVAGGMGPRIDQISRDVSALIGIKDPPTLHDMIAGVDVRGWLTAAAFQVQGIATGGFFVMVYLGFLLASQAGFRKKMVGLFPKRGARQEALEVFERVRSGVEGYLWVQAVTGAMICAVAWGLMRAVGLQNAEFWTFVIFVVSFIPVLGGAIAGLAPPLFALVQFESYWPALVLLVGLQTLLFLVGNLVQPRMQGDNQNIDPIVVLLALAFWGKLWGVAGMFLSTPLAVMAMAILAEFKGSRWMAVLLSGDGEPYAVKDRAGAQKRGRSAWFALMRGRDAPPQA, from the coding sequence ATGAAACTGCCCATCACCGTCACCCCGTCCTCAGGCGTCGCCAATGCGGTGGTCGTCATCGCCGTGGTGGCGGCGGGGGCGGCGCTCTACTGGCTGAGGGACATACTGACGCCCCTGGCCATGGCGGTTTTCCTGATGATCATGATCGACGGGGTGAAACGCGCCATCGAACGCGGCACGCCGATCCCCTCGCGCTTCGCAGGCGCGGCCGCCCTGATCGTGGTGGTGCTGGGCTTCCTGCTCTCGATCTGGATCATCGTCGACGGGGCCGCGGGCTTCTTCACCGACGCCTCGGGCGTCGCCGGGGGCATGGGGCCGCGCATCGACCAGATCAGCCGCGACGTCTCGGCCCTGATCGGGATCAAGGACCCGCCGACGCTGCACGACATGATCGCCGGCGTCGACGTGCGCGGCTGGCTGACCGCGGCCGCCTTCCAGGTGCAGGGCATCGCCACGGGCGGCTTCTTCGTCATGGTCTACCTGGGTTTCCTGCTGGCCTCGCAGGCGGGGTTCCGCAAAAAGATGGTCGGCCTGTTCCCCAAGCGCGGCGCCCGCCAGGAGGCCCTGGAGGTGTTCGAGCGGGTGCGCAGCGGGGTCGAGGGCTATCTGTGGGTCCAGGCTGTGACGGGGGCGATGATCTGCGCCGTGGCCTGGGGCCTGATGCGGGCCGTGGGGCTCCAGAATGCGGAGTTCTGGACCTTCGTCATCTTCGTCGTCAGCTTCATTCCGGTGTTGGGCGGGGCCATCGCGGGCTTAGCCCCGCCCCTGTTCGCCCTGGTCCAGTTCGAGAGCTATTGGCCGGCCCTGGTGCTGCTGGTCGGGCTGCAGACCCTGCTCTTCCTAGTCGGCAATCTGGTCCAGCCGCGCATGCAGGGCGACAATCAGAACATCGACCCCATTGTGGTGCTGCTGGCCCTGGCCTTCTGGGGCAAGCTGTGGGGCGTGGCGGGCATGTTCCTGTCGACGCCGCTGGCGGTGATGGCCATGGCCATCCTGGCCGAGTTCAAGGGGTCGCGCTGGATGGCGGTCCTGCTCTCGGGCGACGGGGAGCCCTACGCCGTCAAGGACAGGGCGGGGGCGCAGAAGAGGGGACGTTCCGCCTGGTTCGCCTTGATGCGGGGCCGCGACGCCCCGCCGCAGGCCTAG